The Pirellulales bacterium genome contains a region encoding:
- a CDS encoding CerR family C-terminal domain-containing protein, whose protein sequence is MDNRIDDTRERLFAAASKIFAEKGFEKTTVREICHAADVSNLAAVNYYFGDKERLYIECVKLAHKVRIDEVPLPIWDNRTLPEQKLYGLVLTMLRRMIGPSQPWHEQLMMREVGNPTTAVAELVQEFIRPHFELLLSVIDELLAEEVTAEKRHLIAFSIVGQCLHYKVARPIIELLVGIEEVAAYTPEQLAEHITNFTLSSLRQSPQTSEKTTPNSTIRPQRQGAST, encoded by the coding sequence ATGGATAATCGAATTGATGATACCCGCGAGCGGTTGTTTGCGGCTGCCAGCAAGATTTTCGCCGAGAAGGGCTTTGAAAAAACGACGGTGCGAGAAATCTGTCATGCCGCGGACGTTAGCAATCTCGCCGCGGTGAATTACTATTTTGGCGACAAAGAGCGGCTGTATATCGAATGCGTCAAGTTGGCTCACAAGGTGCGGATCGATGAGGTGCCGCTGCCAATTTGGGATAACCGCACGTTGCCGGAGCAAAAGCTTTACGGCCTGGTGCTGACGATGTTGCGTCGGATGATCGGCCCCTCTCAGCCCTGGCATGAGCAATTGATGATGCGTGAAGTGGGCAATCCCACGACCGCCGTCGCCGAACTGGTGCAAGAGTTCATTCGGCCGCACTTTGAATTGCTGCTGTCAGTGATCGACGAATTATTGGCGGAGGAGGTAACCGCGGAGAAGCGCCACCTGATTGCGTTCAGCATCGTGGGCCAGTGTTTGCACTACAAAGTGGCGAGGCCGATTATTGAACTGCTTGTCGGGATAGAAGAAGTCGCGGCCTACACGCCGGAACAGCTTGCGGAACACATCACGAATTTTACTTTGTCATCCCTGCGGCAATCGCCGCAGACGTCGGAAAAAACAACCCCGAACTCCACGATCAGGCCGCAGCGACAAGGAGCCTCAACGTGA
- a CDS encoding FtsX-like permease family protein has product MTWIAWRMLIGNKAKYLGIVFGVMFASLLIAQQSSIFCGLMLMTTSQIQDVKGAGIWVMDNNVQFVDDIKPMRDEDLMRVRGVPGVEWAVRFYKGLGRARLESGNFQQIILLGVDDGTLVGAPQQMLVGSWDDLRRNDALIIDDAGYRQLWPNEPFQVGKTFEMNDRRGVIVGVCKASRTFQTFPIVYTRYTQAVQYTPGERKTMSFILAEPQPGVPVEQVCQQIHAQTGLKALTRHDFVWATIDYYLKRTGIPLNFGITVVLGVIVGTAISGQTFYLFTVENLKQFGALKAMGASNFRIVGMVLLQATQVGFIGYCLGVGGAAAFGHFSKFNAKLAFYMPWWILLLTGAIVLLIVMLASLLCVWKVVKVEPAIVFKG; this is encoded by the coding sequence GTGACGTGGATCGCGTGGCGAATGCTGATTGGCAACAAAGCGAAGTACCTCGGAATTGTTTTCGGGGTGATGTTCGCTTCGCTGCTCATTGCCCAACAAAGTTCGATCTTCTGCGGATTGATGCTGATGACTACCAGCCAGATTCAGGATGTGAAAGGCGCCGGAATCTGGGTGATGGACAATAACGTGCAATTTGTGGACGACATCAAACCGATGCGCGACGAAGACCTGATGCGCGTCCGCGGCGTGCCCGGCGTCGAATGGGCGGTGCGATTTTACAAGGGTCTCGGCCGCGCGCGGCTCGAATCGGGCAATTTCCAACAGATCATCCTGCTCGGCGTTGACGACGGCACACTTGTCGGCGCGCCGCAACAAATGCTCGTGGGAAGCTGGGATGATCTACGACGAAACGATGCGCTGATCATCGACGACGCCGGCTACCGTCAACTTTGGCCCAACGAACCTTTTCAAGTAGGCAAGACTTTTGAGATGAACGACCGTCGGGGCGTGATCGTTGGCGTGTGTAAGGCTTCGCGGACCTTTCAGACGTTTCCGATCGTCTATACGCGGTACACGCAAGCCGTGCAGTATACTCCCGGCGAGCGCAAGACCATGTCGTTCATTCTCGCCGAACCGCAGCCAGGAGTGCCCGTTGAACAAGTCTGCCAGCAAATCCATGCGCAAACGGGACTGAAAGCGCTAACGCGGCACGATTTTGTCTGGGCTACCATCGACTATTACCTGAAGCGCACCGGCATTCCCTTGAATTTCGGCATTACCGTGGTGCTCGGAGTGATTGTCGGCACGGCTATTTCAGGGCAGACATTCTATCTGTTCACCGTCGAAAACCTCAAGCAGTTCGGCGCCTTGAAGGCGATGGGGGCCAGTAACTTCCGAATCGTCGGCATGGTGCTACTGCAAGCGACGCAAGTCGGCTTCATCGGCTATTGCCTGGGTGTGGGCGGCGCAGCCGCATTCGGCCACTTTTCGAAGTTCAATGCGAAACTCGCCTTTTACATGCCTTGGTGGATCCTGCTGCTCACCGGTGCGATTGTCTTGTTGATCGTCATGTTGGCCAGTCTCCTGTGTGTGTGGAAGGTGGTCAAGGTCGAGCCGGCGATTGTGTTTAAGGGATAA